Proteins encoded together in one Lachnospiraceae bacterium JLR.KK008 window:
- a CDS encoding HPr family phosphocarrier protein, with translation MKTVQISLNSIDKVKSFVNDITRFDYDFDLVSGRYVIDAKSIMGIFSLDLSKPIDLNIHAEDDVEEVLDVLKPYII, from the coding sequence ATGAAAACAGTACAGATTTCTTTAAATTCCATTGATAAGGTAAAGTCTTTCGTCAACGACATCACACGATTTGACTATGACTTTGATCTGGTATCCGGCCGCTATGTCATTGATGCAAAATCTATCATGGGTATTTTCAGTCTCGATCTTTCCAAACCAATCGATCTGAACATTCACGCAGAAGACGATGTGGAAGAAGTATTGGACGTATTAAAGCCTTATATCATTTAA
- the deoC gene encoding deoxyribose-phosphate aldolase: MENRTEKLTAEELANMIDQTLLKPEATEDDLRAHCRKAAEYHFKTVAINNAPVVLCRKLLEGTGVLCDAAVSFPLGQCTIETKVFETRDIIDKGAGEVDYVVNVSAVRSGNWDYVEEEMRRITEACHEKDIPCKVIFENCYLTDEEKCHLCEIALRVKPDFIKTSTGFGTGGATVEDVRLMKKCVGDAIRIKAAGGIRTAQQALAMIEAGADRIGTSQGVAIVDEYRKMLEE, encoded by the coding sequence ATGGAGAATAGAACAGAGAAACTTACGGCGGAAGAGCTGGCAAACATGATCGATCAGACGCTGCTGAAGCCTGAAGCGACAGAGGATGATCTGCGCGCTCATTGCAGGAAGGCTGCGGAATATCATTTCAAGACCGTGGCCATCAACAATGCCCCGGTGGTGCTCTGCAGGAAATTGCTGGAGGGTACTGGTGTGCTCTGCGATGCTGCGGTCAGTTTTCCGCTCGGACAGTGTACGATAGAGACAAAGGTATTTGAGACCCGTGATATTATTGACAAAGGCGCCGGGGAAGTCGATTATGTTGTCAACGTCTCGGCGGTCAGGAGTGGAAACTGGGACTATGTGGAAGAAGAGATGCGGCGCATTACCGAAGCCTGCCATGAGAAGGATATCCCTTGCAAAGTTATTTTTGAAAACTGCTATCTGACGGACGAGGAGAAGTGCCATCTGTGCGAGATCGCACTGCGGGTAAAGCCGGACTTTATCAAGACGTCCACCGGGTTTGGGACAGGTGGTGCCACGGTGGAGGATGTGCGTCTGATGAAAAAGTGTGTGGGCGACGCTATCAGAATCAAGGCGGCTGGAGGGATACGCACAGCGCAGCAGGCGCTCGCGATGATAGAGGCGGGCGCGGACCGTATTGGTACCAGTCAGGGTGTGGCCATCGTCGATGAGTACCGTAAAATGCTGGAAGAATAA
- a CDS encoding Cof-type HAD-IIB family hydrolase: MIIRSVIFDMDGVLIDSEPVYQECIYQGLLPLYPWVKREDFYPMAGMNGTEDKLFLANLTHRDASDPDFLKQINDIFGNCKVHYPDIMRSQVPELLRTLKEMGLKLALASSSSGETIEQVLRECGLKEYFDVVVSGYQFRESKPNPEIYFCTMEQLGSTPEECLVIEDSDYGIEAGTAAGATVAALRDSRFPFDQGKAQLHIDSLDEIPALVRRGAREIKAVFFDIDGTLAAIGSHTIPESTKTALRRLKAQGISVVLSTGRHVMETEQENLISDLVFDGAVWMNGQLCELGGQVIWENHIPGAQLKALKEFLERKGRSCVFLEKDEMYCNLIDERMRKEQEKIGTAVPPVKDLDSIKIEERKVYQAIPFITQQEEAELLEVLPGCRITRWGEEVVDLIAGEAGKEQGIRAIYTAMGITADEVMAFGDGENDISMLELAGIGVAMGNAIEEVKATADYVTDDIEQDGIYNALAYFGLL; encoded by the coding sequence ATGATAATTCGATCTGTAATTTTTGACATGGATGGAGTATTGATCGACAGTGAGCCGGTCTATCAGGAGTGCATCTATCAGGGACTCTTGCCGCTTTATCCATGGGTAAAACGGGAGGACTTTTATCCGATGGCGGGAATGAATGGTACGGAAGATAAGCTCTTTCTCGCCAATCTCACGCACAGAGATGCGTCCGATCCCGATTTTTTAAAGCAGATCAATGATATATTTGGCAACTGTAAGGTGCACTATCCTGACATTATGCGTTCTCAGGTGCCGGAACTGCTCAGGACATTAAAAGAAATGGGGCTGAAGCTGGCGCTGGCCTCTTCCAGCAGCGGCGAGACAATCGAGCAGGTATTGCGCGAGTGCGGACTGAAGGAATACTTTGACGTTGTAGTCAGCGGTTATCAGTTCCGCGAAAGCAAGCCCAATCCGGAGATCTATTTCTGTACGATGGAGCAGCTGGGAAGTACCCCGGAAGAATGCCTGGTGATCGAAGACTCTGATTATGGAATTGAGGCGGGTACGGCGGCGGGAGCTACCGTGGCAGCGCTGCGCGACAGCCGGTTTCCCTTTGATCAGGGCAAGGCGCAACTGCATATTGATTCTCTGGATGAGATTCCGGCGCTCGTGCGCCGGGGCGCAAGGGAGATCAAAGCCGTATTCTTTGATATAGACGGGACATTGGCGGCCATAGGCAGTCACACAATTCCGGAGAGCACGAAGACGGCGCTGCGGCGTCTGAAAGCGCAGGGAATCTCGGTCGTCTTATCTACCGGGCGGCATGTAATGGAGACGGAACAGGAGAATCTTATCTCGGATCTCGTCTTTGACGGAGCGGTCTGGATGAACGGACAACTGTGTGAACTGGGCGGACAGGTGATCTGGGAAAACCATATTCCGGGGGCACAGCTGAAGGCACTGAAAGAATTTCTGGAGAGAAAAGGCCGAAGCTGCGTATTTCTGGAAAAAGATGAGATGTACTGCAATCTGATAGACGAGCGAATGCGCAAAGAGCAGGAGAAGATCGGTACGGCAGTGCCACCGGTGAAAGACCTGGACAGTATAAAAATAGAAGAACGGAAGGTGTATCAGGCGATTCCTTTTATTACGCAGCAGGAGGAAGCGGAGCTTTTGGAGGTGCTGCCAGGCTGTCGGATTACCCGCTGGGGTGAGGAAGTCGTGGATCTGATCGCCGGGGAGGCAGGCAAGGAACAGGGAATCCGTGCCATCTATACGGCGATGGGGATTACTGCCGATGAAGTCATGGCGTTCGGGGACGGAGAAAATGACATTTCGATGCTGGAACTGGCAGGGATTGGCGTTGCCATGGGCAATGCCATCGAGGAGGTAAAGGCGACAGCCGATTATGTGACGGACGACATTGAACAGGATGGCATATACAATGCGCTTGCGTATTTCGGGCTGTTATAG
- a CDS encoding PTS sugar transporter subunit IIA, with translation MIGIIVTGHGGFASGLEKNVKMIAGDGVELTAIDFTEGLGLEELKDQIKAAVDKYADCDCTLILCDLAGGTPYNSAVTISVSNPKVRVISGTNAPLLLDLAMRNVMEEGAEDVDALAEEMMTSGRDGINKFVLDLEDNGDEDGDGDGI, from the coding sequence ATGATCGGTATTATTGTAACAGGACATGGCGGGTTTGCAAGCGGACTGGAGAAAAATGTGAAAATGATTGCCGGCGATGGCGTAGAGCTGACAGCCATTGATTTTACGGAAGGGCTGGGGCTGGAAGAGCTGAAGGATCAGATCAAAGCGGCGGTGGACAAATATGCGGATTGTGACTGTACGCTTATTTTGTGCGATCTGGCAGGAGGCACCCCTTATAACAGTGCGGTAACGATCAGTGTTTCCAACCCGAAGGTACGTGTCATTTCCGGAACGAATGCGCCGCTTCTCCTTGATCTGGCGATGCGCAATGTGATGGAAGAAGGAGCGGAGGATGTGGACGCTCTGGCAGAGGAGATGATGACAAGCGGTCGTGACGGTATCAATAAATTTGTGCTTGATCTCGAAGATAATGGAGATGAGGATGGTGACGGCGACGGAATTTAA
- a CDS encoding GntR family transcriptional regulator: protein MDLKEIQIDKSSPVPLYEQLRQGLMDAIVSGRLPMGSKMPTEEEICHAFSISRPVARQAYSRLIESGYVSRSRGRGSFVKLPDVRDSLMNTSFDFSEEMRKHGLEPMTRLLKLETITYDAKVYENLKLEDGDICWHMCRLRSVNNRPYVYLGNWIPDRIVKDLDHYDLNSRSLYEVLHTEYKIQIIRTRRALMAQTASVEIAALLDRWKGTPVMYVENLAFDQHDRPADYCEEYYDGQGHKFEFDVYNR from the coding sequence ATGGATCTGAAAGAGATTCAGATTGATAAGTCCAGTCCGGTTCCCCTCTATGAGCAGTTGAGACAGGGGCTGATGGATGCGATTGTGAGCGGAAGACTGCCGATGGGGTCAAAGATGCCTACGGAGGAAGAAATCTGCCATGCGTTTTCCATCTCCAGACCGGTGGCAAGACAGGCATATTCGCGACTGATCGAGAGCGGGTATGTGAGCCGTTCCCGTGGCAGAGGCAGCTTTGTGAAACTGCCGGATGTGCGGGACAGCCTTATGAATACCAGCTTTGATTTTTCTGAAGAGATGCGTAAACACGGGCTGGAACCTATGACGCGGCTTTTAAAACTGGAGACGATAACGTATGACGCAAAGGTTTATGAAAATCTGAAACTGGAAGACGGAGATATATGCTGGCATATGTGCCGGCTGCGGAGCGTCAACAACAGGCCATACGTTTATCTGGGAAACTGGATTCCGGACCGGATCGTGAAAGATCTGGATCATTATGATCTGAACAGCCGCTCTCTCTATGAAGTGCTGCACACGGAATATAAGATTCAGATCATCAGGACACGCCGGGCGCTGATGGCGCAGACGGCAAGTGTGGAGATTGCGGCATTGCTGGACCGGTGGAAGGGCACTCCGGTCATGTATGTGGAAAATCTGGCGTTTGACCAGCATGACAGACCGGCGGATTATTGTGAAGAGTATTACGACGGACAGGGACATAAATTTGAATTTGATGTATACAATCGATAG
- a CDS encoding PfkB family carbohydrate kinase → MRLIALGDNSIDFYRNTGERYPGGNAVNVAVHAAHMGADAHYLGTLGTDEAAKMICRAMGRHDVDYSRCRLLDGKTTKVCIYDVLDGERTFVEVMTGETWVGPIRLTADEYAYLESADAIVTSCNAKIPEQLAAVEELSPVFVFDFGEKEKYRTEEYYDQICHQMDLAMFSCSEMTDEAFAQMCRPLHDRGVVHVLATVGAKGQLLSDGDIILHGTVDEVTPNDTMGAGDSFLAAFVCALLNKGWKKGRRMEADALQCALKAGAETAARNCMTKGAFLYE, encoded by the coding sequence ATGAGATTGATTGCACTTGGAGATAATTCCATAGATTTTTATCGCAATACCGGAGAACGGTATCCGGGTGGGAATGCAGTAAATGTGGCCGTGCATGCGGCGCATATGGGTGCAGATGCCCACTATCTGGGTACACTTGGCACGGATGAGGCGGCGAAAATGATCTGCCGGGCGATGGGCAGGCATGATGTCGACTACAGCCGGTGCCGGCTGCTCGACGGGAAGACGACCAAAGTCTGCATCTATGATGTGCTGGATGGAGAACGGACATTTGTGGAAGTGATGACCGGCGAGACATGGGTGGGACCAATCCGGCTGACGGCAGACGAATATGCTTATCTGGAGAGCGCAGATGCGATTGTGACGAGCTGTAATGCCAAGATACCGGAGCAGCTTGCCGCAGTGGAAGAGCTTTCGCCGGTGTTCGTGTTTGATTTCGGGGAAAAGGAAAAGTATAGGACAGAAGAGTATTATGATCAGATTTGTCATCAGATGGACCTGGCTATGTTTTCCTGCAGCGAGATGACGGATGAGGCGTTTGCACAGATGTGCAGGCCATTACACGATAGAGGAGTCGTCCATGTACTGGCGACTGTGGGAGCAAAGGGGCAGCTTTTGTCTGACGGAGACATTATTTTGCATGGAACGGTTGACGAAGTGACTCCAAATGATACAATGGGGGCAGGAGACTCTTTTCTCGCAGCTTTTGTATGTGCGCTCTTGAACAAAGGGTGGAAAAAAGGCAGACGTATGGAGGCGGACGCATTACAGTGTGCGCTGAAGGCAGGGGCGGAGACCGCTGCCAGAAACTGTATGACAAAAGGAGCGTTTCTCTATGAGTAA
- a CDS encoding SIS domain-containing protein translates to MMKMVNFNEEQIIANNEKIYSQRARIEAIADSIWETGFDLLLFTSSGGSQAMMDPFAFYLRHDSGLPVENMLSAELVLGCSNRVTDRSVAFLTSKSGDTQETVEAAKWLKERGVRLVSVVGKDHSLLEELSDDTIVYGEGRPQELVFYLLIGRLMWHSGCFEEYPRFADELKNLGSALAQVRKQADETCRKYAADYCEEPYNIWVGSGDLWPTAYSYSMCVLEESQWIRTKSVSSPEFFHGTLELLEDDVCMTLLLTEGPTRAMDERVKQFAQQHTSKLTCFDCADYDLPGISPQFRKYLSPVVMAAVLQRISKNIEVITGHSLDIRRYYRKESY, encoded by the coding sequence ATGATGAAGATGGTTAATTTCAATGAAGAACAGATAATCGCTAATAATGAAAAGATTTACAGTCAGAGAGCGCGGATAGAAGCGATCGCAGACTCCATCTGGGAAACGGGGTTCGATCTGCTGCTGTTTACTTCCAGCGGCGGTTCCCAGGCGATGATGGACCCCTTCGCTTTTTATCTCAGGCATGACAGCGGGCTGCCCGTAGAGAATATGCTGTCTGCCGAGCTGGTGCTTGGTTGCAGCAACCGGGTCACAGACAGGAGTGTGGCATTTCTGACGTCAAAGTCCGGAGATACCCAGGAAACGGTGGAGGCGGCAAAGTGGCTGAAAGAACGGGGCGTACGGCTTGTCTCCGTAGTGGGAAAAGATCATTCCCTGCTGGAAGAGCTGTCGGATGATACAATCGTATACGGCGAGGGACGTCCGCAGGAGCTCGTCTTTTATCTGCTGATCGGGAGACTGATGTGGCACAGTGGATGTTTTGAGGAATATCCCCGTTTTGCCGATGAACTGAAAAACCTCGGTTCTGCGCTCGCACAGGTCCGCAAACAGGCGGATGAGACCTGCCGCAAGTATGCGGCCGATTACTGCGAAGAACCGTACAATATCTGGGTTGGTTCCGGAGACTTGTGGCCGACAGCGTATTCGTATTCGATGTGCGTATTGGAGGAGAGCCAGTGGATTCGCACGAAGTCGGTATCCTCGCCGGAGTTCTTCCATGGGACACTGGAACTGCTGGAGGACGATGTGTGCATGACGCTGTTGCTCACAGAGGGGCCGACGAGAGCGATGGATGAGCGGGTGAAACAATTCGCACAGCAGCACACTTCAAAATTGACCTGTTTTGACTGTGCTGACTATGATCTGCCGGGCATCAGTCCGCAGTTCCGCAAATATCTGTCCCCGGTGGTGATGGCGGCCGTCTTGCAGAGAATCAGCAAAAACATAGAAGTGATCACCGGACATTCGCTTGATATTCGGAGGTATTATCGGAAAGAGAGTTATTGA
- a CDS encoding PTS system mannose/fructose/sorbose family transporter subunit IID, translating to MASRNKVTKKDIDRMSLMSLFEQSCFSFERMQAPGFCWAMTDCFKKIYGDDKKEISEAMKNNMDFINTEPHCATFLNGLVVSMEESGQERDLIKSIKTGLFGPLAGLGDAIFWYTAMPITAAVCCSLATQGSVLGPILFILLWIFGALSRIFFGRLGYKVGVNAVQFIGDNAAALTKAAGILGVMVVGGLIPSYVSCAFAEDLVVVGNVSVQGIFDSIIPNLLPLGFVFALYWLFKKKNVNTMKLIILVIIFSMIMSVLGIM from the coding sequence ATGGCATCTAGAAATAAAGTGACAAAAAAAGATATTGACAGAATGAGTTTAATGTCTCTTTTCGAACAGTCCTGCTTCAGCTTTGAACGTATGCAGGCGCCGGGTTTTTGCTGGGCAATGACTGATTGCTTCAAAAAGATCTATGGCGATGATAAAAAAGAGATTTCGGAAGCGATGAAGAACAACATGGACTTCATCAACACGGAGCCGCACTGCGCGACTTTCCTCAACGGTCTCGTTGTATCGATGGAGGAGTCAGGACAGGAGCGTGACCTGATCAAGAGTATTAAGACAGGTCTCTTCGGACCTCTGGCAGGTCTTGGAGATGCTATTTTCTGGTACACGGCAATGCCGATTACGGCGGCTGTCTGCTGTTCTCTGGCAACACAGGGGTCTGTGCTGGGACCGATCCTCTTTATCCTTCTATGGATCTTTGGCGCGTTGTCCCGTATCTTCTTCGGACGTCTTGGTTACAAAGTTGGTGTCAATGCCGTACAGTTTATCGGTGACAATGCGGCTGCGCTGACAAAGGCTGCAGGGATTCTCGGCGTTATGGTTGTCGGCGGACTGATTCCTTCGTATGTAAGCTGTGCATTTGCGGAAGATCTGGTTGTAGTCGGTAACGTATCGGTTCAGGGTATTTTTGATTCCATCATTCCGAACTTGCTGCCACTGGGCTTTGTGTTTGCTCTTTACTGGCTGTTTAAGAAAAAGAATGTCAATACGATGAAGCTGATCATTCTTGTTATCATATTCTCCATGATCATGTCCGTTCTTGGCATTATGTAA
- a CDS encoding PTS sugar transporter subunit IIC — MQITLIQGLLIAVVVFICACDKHLEAFMWFRPLVVAFLTGLVLGDVQLGLQAGAVAELSYLGLLTVGGTVPPDPLFAGLMTTVLAYTTGQDVSTTLGLAVTFALVGQWIGIGTNTFYAGFLPALDKACEEADGKKMGKIVVGAMFLYASFFAIAAFLATYAFQDGIAAFVNAFPAWLVHGFEVAGGLMPAVGLALLLVVMLKLENVAYLLLGFVIIVITNCANILPVAIIAGCLAWIGFSRDRQINKLSSLKTGFEEGGEEDGI, encoded by the coding sequence ATGCAAATCACACTTATTCAGGGATTATTGATCGCAGTCGTTGTATTCATCTGTGCCTGCGACAAGCATCTGGAAGCGTTTATGTGGTTCCGCCCGCTGGTTGTGGCGTTTCTGACCGGTCTTGTACTGGGAGATGTACAGCTTGGTCTGCAGGCAGGCGCCGTTGCAGAGCTTTCCTATCTGGGACTGCTCACCGTAGGAGGCACCGTGCCGCCTGATCCGCTGTTTGCCGGTCTGATGACGACGGTTCTGGCTTATACGACCGGACAGGACGTAAGTACGACACTTGGTCTGGCTGTTACGTTTGCGCTGGTTGGTCAGTGGATCGGTATTGGTACAAACACATTTTATGCGGGTTTCCTTCCGGCACTGGACAAAGCCTGTGAAGAAGCGGACGGAAAGAAAATGGGCAAGATCGTTGTGGGAGCAATGTTCCTGTATGCTTCATTTTTTGCGATCGCAGCCTTCCTTGCAACCTACGCATTCCAGGACGGTATCGCAGCATTTGTCAATGCGTTCCCGGCATGGCTGGTACATGGATTTGAGGTTGCCGGCGGTCTGATGCCTGCAGTAGGTCTTGCACTTCTGCTTGTCGTTATGCTCAAGCTGGAGAACGTGGCTTATCTGCTCCTTGGTTTTGTTATCATCGTAATCACCAACTGTGCAAACATCCTGCCGGTCGCTATTATCGCAGGCTGCCTTGCATGGATCGGTTTCTCTCGCGACAGACAGATCAACAAACTGTCTTCTCTGAAGACTGGCTTCGAAGAAGGAGGGGAAGAAGATGGCATCTAG
- the agaB gene encoding PTS galactosamine transporter subunit IIB, whose protein sequence is MPNILLTRIDNRLVHGQVGCSWAGALGCNLIVVADDAAAADPIQQTLMKATAQNAGCGIRFFTLQKTIDVIHKASESQKIFLVVRDPQSARTLVEGGVPVDKLCIGNMHVGPGKVVSNDAHVYVDDKDLEDLRAVRNAGTEVYIQIAPGDPRKDFEK, encoded by the coding sequence ATGCCGAACATTTTGCTGACACGTATTGACAATCGACTCGTCCACGGTCAGGTAGGATGCAGCTGGGCAGGGGCACTTGGGTGTAATCTGATCGTAGTTGCAGATGATGCGGCAGCAGCGGATCCGATTCAACAGACTTTGATGAAGGCAACTGCACAGAATGCAGGATGCGGAATCCGTTTTTTTACTTTGCAGAAGACGATTGATGTAATCCACAAGGCCTCTGAAAGCCAGAAGATCTTTCTGGTCGTACGTGATCCGCAGAGCGCGCGTACACTTGTGGAGGGGGGCGTGCCTGTCGATAAGCTCTGTATCGGAAATATGCACGTTGGACCGGGCAAGGTAGTGAGCAACGATGCACATGTATATGTGGATGATAAAGATCTGGAAGATTTACGGGCAGTCCGCAATGCGGGCACGGAAGTGTACATTCAGATCGCACCGGGAGATCCCAGAAAGGATTTCGAAAAATAG
- a CDS encoding SIS domain-containing protein — METNTKKTMMNYINDCPAYIRRNVAQSAELTKPLVDEYVNGGYKNVWIVACGSSSNSCWCARQFVRRHLQCEVKVVNPFTFVNSENDFTENDMIVTVSQSGYSTNSIDALKLIRERGRRTIGLTGDLNSDFQQYCDVMADYGVGRETVGYVTRGVTTLALFFMLFAVEAALRLGIKTQEEADAVKAQLLSAADCNEEVQKTWPAFMEKHYQSLSSMHQAYMCGVGANLGTAMEGALKFGETISIPTAAYETEEYIHGPNIQMNPSYTVFLIDGGEGSERTYEIFKGTRIVTPHVFLITNNASYQGDNVFYVSADVLPEITPLCFLPAFQMAAYQITDDLSRWNKHPLQVKMEKTVSSKSANYVNSPFKEDTPGRE, encoded by the coding sequence ATGGAAACAAACACCAAAAAGACAATGATGAACTATATCAACGACTGTCCTGCATATATCCGCAGGAACGTCGCACAGAGCGCGGAGCTCACCAAACCACTTGTCGACGAATATGTAAACGGCGGATATAAAAATGTCTGGATCGTGGCCTGCGGTTCTTCCTCTAACAGCTGCTGGTGTGCCAGACAGTTTGTGCGCCGACATTTACAGTGCGAAGTTAAAGTCGTCAATCCGTTTACCTTCGTAAACAGCGAGAACGATTTTACGGAAAATGATATGATTGTTACTGTATCACAGAGCGGCTACAGTACCAACTCCATCGACGCCCTGAAACTGATCCGCGAGAGGGGCCGTCGCACCATCGGTCTGACCGGGGATCTGAACAGCGATTTCCAGCAGTATTGCGACGTGATGGCAGACTATGGCGTAGGCCGTGAGACCGTCGGCTATGTGACCCGCGGTGTGACAACACTCGCTCTCTTTTTTATGCTCTTCGCCGTGGAGGCAGCGCTCCGTCTCGGAATCAAGACACAGGAAGAAGCCGATGCAGTCAAAGCACAGCTCCTGTCCGCAGCAGACTGCAACGAAGAAGTACAGAAAACATGGCCCGCTTTCATGGAGAAACATTATCAGTCCCTCTCATCCATGCATCAGGCCTATATGTGCGGCGTAGGCGCCAACCTTGGAACCGCCATGGAAGGCGCACTGAAATTTGGAGAGACGATCAGTATCCCCACCGCGGCTTATGAGACAGAAGAATACATACACGGTCCCAATATCCAGATGAATCCAAGCTACACCGTATTTCTTATTGATGGCGGCGAGGGCAGCGAACGGACATATGAAATTTTCAAAGGCACCCGCATCGTGACTCCACATGTTTTCCTGATTACAAACAATGCGTCCTATCAGGGCGACAACGTATTTTATGTATCTGCAGATGTCCTGCCGGAGATCACACCGCTTTGCTTCCTCCCGGCATTCCAGATGGCCGCTTATCAGATCACGGACGATCTGTCCCGCTGGAACAAGCATCCGCTGCAGGTAAAGATGGAGAAAACAGTATCCTCCAAATCCGCGAACTATGTCAACAGTCCATTCAAGGAAGATACACCCGGAAGAGAATAA
- a CDS encoding Gfo/Idh/MocA family oxidoreductase, whose product MNLCVVGNGNIVKRFLSDVQEIDGVTVEAICVRQASLSKGTALAETYHIGRIVTDYSEILSETAIDTVYIGIANHMHYCYVREALDAGKHVICEKPFTVDLQQAQELADLARKKNLFLWEACKIPYSQTYRTLRENLPAIGTPRIVRCNYSRKSSRYVEYQQGSVHAAFDPEKAGGSLYDINVYNLHLTTLLFGAPKDIHYYANSGPNGIDISGTAVLEYDGFHAICTGAKDSTSPSGAFIQGEDGYLRIQGPVSSASSVWLSDNGQERCLIEMTDSGRLTDEVRAFEEQYRTDDRAACYQALEHSLLIMRLLEKCKG is encoded by the coding sequence ATGAATCTTTGTGTCGTCGGCAATGGAAATATCGTAAAAAGATTTTTGAGCGATGTGCAGGAGATAGACGGCGTAACGGTCGAAGCGATCTGTGTGAGGCAGGCAAGTCTCTCCAAAGGCACTGCATTGGCAGAGACTTATCACATCGGCCGGATCGTCACAGATTATTCTGAAATCCTCTCGGAGACTGCCATCGATACCGTTTACATCGGCATCGCCAATCATATGCACTACTGCTATGTCCGAGAGGCTCTGGATGCGGGAAAGCATGTGATCTGCGAAAAACCTTTTACCGTCGATCTGCAGCAGGCACAGGAACTTGCAGACCTTGCCAGAAAGAAAAATCTTTTTCTGTGGGAGGCCTGCAAGATCCCTTATTCCCAGACATACCGAACGCTCCGGGAAAACCTGCCCGCTATCGGCACCCCGCGGATCGTCCGCTGCAATTATTCCCGAAAATCGAGCCGCTATGTCGAGTATCAGCAGGGTAGTGTCCATGCGGCCTTTGACCCGGAGAAAGCCGGCGGCAGCCTCTATGACATCAATGTATACAATCTGCATCTGACGACGCTGTTATTTGGCGCTCCGAAAGATATTCATTACTATGCCAACTCCGGCCCCAACGGCATCGACATTTCCGGCACTGCGGTGCTGGAATACGACGGCTTTCATGCCATATGTACCGGAGCCAAGGACTCGACCAGTCCAAGCGGCGCTTTCATTCAGGGAGAAGACGGGTATCTGCGCATTCAGGGACCTGTCAGCTCCGCGTCCTCCGTCTGGCTGTCCGACAACGGCCAGGAACGCTGTCTGATCGAAATGACAGACAGCGGACGCCTGACAGATGAGGTTCGGGCATTCGAAGAGCAGTACCGCACAGATGACCGGGCAGCCTGCTATCAGGCGCTCGAACACAGCCTGCTTATCATGCGGCTGCTGGAAAAATGTAAAGGATAA